TCTGGTCTGCTCACTTTTAATAGGGCTGATTGTTTTTGGCGCAGACTTCTGCTGTGTCGGCGGAGTTTTCACGGCAAAGCAAGTGGTCAACGATAACTTCAACATGAGCGGCGACCAGGTCACGAATTTGAAAGGCCGGGGTGAAACGCTTTTGGACGGTTTGGGGCTTTATCATCACTGGGTGTACTTCAGTTCAACAACTCCGGTAACGCTCAAAGATCTGGATAAATACCAGGTTGTCGCGCCAAAAGATTTACCCAGGCTAGCCTGGGAATTCGCACATGAAATGCCTGAAGCAACTGCCTTGTCAGACACTCCTAATTTGTCAGGCTTTGAACGTCGACACTATTCAAAGTCAATCGATAGAAAATATCTGCTTGTAAATAACCGCACTCATGAGTACTTCTTCTCAGATGAACACACTGAACCGAGCATTTTTTAGGAGCGGGCCACTTCGTAATTTGAAACTTCCACCTTGAGGTGATCACAATTTTAATTTCACCAGAACCGGCTGATGGAGCCGTACTTCCAAGATCCACCCGATCGACCCAGCAATGAAAGGCGAAACAAACACCGGCCACTTGTTAATCGTTATCGACTAGCCATGCTTTCATCTTGTAGACTAGGGGTCACACAACCAGAGTTCCCAAAATGCCCAAGGTTCTGATAGTTGAGGACGATCTAGTATTTTCATACTTGATCCAGCATCATCTCGAACTGAATCATTACTTATCTGAAGCAGTCAAGACGGGGAAAGAAGGGCTTAAGCATCTCGACTCGGGGGCATACGATCTTGCAATTCTGGACTGGATGCTGCCCGACATGCTCGGCGTCGAGGTCTGCAAACAGTTTCGTTCCAATGGCGGTTCAATACCAATTCTGTTACTGACTTCCAAGAACAGCTCCGAAGAAAAAGCGATCGGTTTAGATTCAGGCGCAGACGACTATCTTGTCAAACCTTTCGATCCTACAGAACTAATGGCACGGCTTCGAGCATTGCTTCGCCGTCCTGTCGGGTTCACAGGCAAAATGCTCAAGGTGCAAGATGTTGAAATGGATACATCCACATTTCGAGTCACCAGAGCCGGCAAAGAAGTAGACCTGGCTTTGAAAGAAATCGCCATTCTAGAGCTTTTAATGAGACACCCGAATCAACGGTTTACGGCTGAGGCTCTGCTTCGACGAGTGTGGAGATCTGATGCCTCGGCTTCAGTGGAAACAGTGCGTACACACATGAAGACACTTCGAAAGAAGCTGAACGACAGCAACGAAAGTCCTCTCATTAGAACAACCCGGCATCTCGGGTACAGAATCGTCGACAACGACTAAAGCTTTTCAACATAGACTCTTATACTAAATTAAAAGGCAGAGCTTTGTAGACTCAAGGGGTCACCTAAAGGTGACTATGATTTACTCCTCAAACCCCAGATCCATTACAAAGAAAGGCTTTTGAGGTTTAGTTCATATTCACTTCACGTTATTTTCAGCCACACTTCCTTTACCAGTACTAGACTGAAATAGTGGAGCTATAATTTAGCTGATTGGCTACAGAATATTAGCAAAACACAAGGATCCCCATTTACTCAAAGGTCACAAAAATGTCTCAAGCTGCAAAAAAGGGCAAAGCTGCCAATCCAGAAGCAGAGTTACTTCATGATCTCGGTGAAGTTGTAAGAAAGCGCAGACTGGCCCTGGATCTATCACAAGAAGAATTGGCAAGCAGAGCCGGTGTACATAGAACTTATCTTAGCGATATCGAGAGAGGCGCTCGCAACATAACTATCACCGTCCTGGCCAGACTGGCAGATGCGCTCGAAGTAAAAGTCTCGAGACTGTTCAGATTGACTGAACAAAACAAGTAGAAAAGCTCTTGTATCGAGCTCTTGTATCGAGCTCTTGTATCGAGCTCTTGTATCGAGCTCTTGTATCGAGCTCTTGTATCGAGCTCTTGTATCGAGCTC
This is a stretch of genomic DNA from Candidatus Melainabacteria bacterium. It encodes these proteins:
- a CDS encoding XRE family transcriptional regulator, translating into MSQAAKKGKAANPEAELLHDLGEVVRKRRLALDLSQEELASRAGVHRTYLSDIERGARNITITVLARLADALEVKVSRLFRLTEQNK
- a CDS encoding response regulator transcription factor, whose product is MPKVLIVEDDLVFSYLIQHHLELNHYLSEAVKTGKEGLKHLDSGAYDLAILDWMLPDMLGVEVCKQFRSNGGSIPILLLTSKNSSEEKAIGLDSGADDYLVKPFDPTELMARLRALLRRPVGFTGKMLKVQDVEMDTSTFRVTRAGKEVDLALKEIAILELLMRHPNQRFTAEALLRRVWRSDASASVETVRTHMKTLRKKLNDSNESPLIRTTRHLGYRIVDND